A stretch of Pseudomonas sp. LS.1a DNA encodes these proteins:
- the rfbC gene encoding dTDP-4-dehydrorhamnose 3,5-epimerase yields MKATPLAIPEVLLLEPNVFTDERGFFFESFNHTTFEHAVERPVNFVQDNHSSSRQHVLRGLHYQVHQPQGKLVRVVVGEVFDVAVDLRRSSRTFGRWVGAHLSANNKHQLWVPEGFAHGFVVLSDHAEFLYKTTAHYAPQFERCLAWNDPAVGIQWPIEQPFLSGKDQFGKTLQELECFD; encoded by the coding sequence ATGAAAGCAACCCCTCTCGCAATACCAGAAGTACTCCTGCTCGAGCCAAACGTATTCACTGACGAACGTGGATTCTTCTTCGAAAGCTTCAACCACACGACCTTTGAACATGCTGTAGAGCGCCCGGTCAACTTCGTCCAGGACAACCACTCCAGCTCGCGACAGCACGTTCTGCGCGGCCTGCACTATCAGGTACACCAACCCCAAGGGAAACTGGTAAGGGTAGTGGTCGGTGAAGTATTCGATGTCGCGGTAGATCTGCGCCGTTCATCGCGTACCTTCGGTCGTTGGGTTGGTGCCCACCTTTCAGCAAACAACAAGCACCAACTCTGGGTACCGGAAGGCTTCGCGCACGGCTTCGTAGTGTTGTCCGACCATGCGGAATTCCTGTACAAGACCACGGCTCACTACGCCCCCCAATTCGAACGCTGCCTAGCCTGGAATGACCCAGCGGTCGGCATTCAATGGCCTATAGAACAGCCGTTCCTATCAGGCAAGGACCAATTTGGCAAAACACTGCAAGAGTTGGAGTGCTTCGATTGA